The Fusobacteriaceae bacterium genome window below encodes:
- a CDS encoding endonuclease/exonuclease/phosphatase family protein codes for MKKVLALLIALSSLMLADTAKIASFNVLRLGKSKKDYGRLAGVVSQFDITGLLEVMNRAGVEELIRALEKKTGGKWGYHLSPYAVGSGEYREYYAWVYRKDRVAFLKEAGFYPGGEGFSREPCGADFRIGNFDFTFVLVHIIFGDNESRRRSEIFRLDRVYAFFQDADPAENDVIIAGDFNMSALDEAFENLTGHKDRIIPAMDPLIKTTLGTGKLASSYDNIFLSLVHTDEFTGQSGALDFTAGDYAGAKAAVSDHLPVFIVVDTTEDDD; via the coding sequence ATGAAAAAGGTACTGGCGCTGCTCATTGCCCTCTCGTCCCTTATGCTTGCGGATACCGCGAAAATCGCCTCTTTCAATGTCCTCAGGCTCGGAAAGTCCAAAAAAGACTACGGACGGCTGGCGGGCGTCGTCTCCCAATTCGATATCACCGGTCTTTTGGAGGTCATGAACCGGGCGGGCGTCGAGGAATTGATCCGGGCCCTCGAAAAAAAGACCGGAGGGAAATGGGGCTATCATCTCTCCCCTTATGCCGTGGGAAGCGGCGAGTACCGGGAATATTACGCCTGGGTATACCGGAAGGACCGGGTCGCTTTCCTCAAAGAAGCGGGCTTTTACCCCGGTGGAGAGGGGTTCTCGCGGGAACCCTGCGGGGCGGACTTCCGGATCGGGAACTTCGATTTCACCTTTGTTTTGGTCCACATCATCTTCGGGGACAATGAAAGCCGCCGGCGGAGCGAGATCTTCCGCCTGGACCGGGTCTACGCCTTCTTTCAGGACGCCGATCCCGCCGAAAACGACGTGATCATCGCAGGCGACTTCAATATGAGCGCCCTGGACGAGGCCTTTGAAAATCTCACGGGCCATAAAGACCGGATTATCCCGGCTATGGATCCCCTGATCAAAACGACTTTGGGGACGGGAAAACTGGCCAGTTCCTACGACAATATTTTTCTCTCCCTCGTCCACACGGACGAATTTACCGGGCAGAGCGGCGCCCTTGATTTTACGGCTGGCGATTATGCCGGGGCAAAAGCCGCCGTTTCCGACCATTTGCCGGTATTTATCGTTGTGGATACGACGGAAGACGACGATTAA
- a CDS encoding thiamine diphosphokinase: MAVAYVILNGELRGSPDFYRKRLAETPGDVFCADGGARHAEYLGITPLALYGDFDSADPALLSRYAGQGVEIHRFPVRKDKTDGEILLEALADRHYEKIFILAGTGGRSDHFLMNLQLAFRFEGLVFLAEGEEMFAVESGAVLEDCLGATVSFLAVGGPVRGLFLEGFRYPLTDAVLWPGSSLCVSNVATAEKCFVKFESGQLFCVVSTKALDFS, from the coding sequence ATGGCTGTGGCCTATGTGATTTTAAACGGGGAACTCAGAGGATCCCCGGACTTTTACCGGAAACGGCTGGCGGAGACGCCCGGGGATGTCTTTTGCGCCGACGGCGGCGCGCGCCACGCTGAATATCTCGGGATCACGCCCCTGGCCCTCTACGGCGATTTTGATTCCGCCGATCCCGCGCTCCTTTCCCGATACGCGGGACAGGGCGTGGAAATTCATCGTTTCCCGGTCCGGAAGGACAAGACCGACGGCGAAATCCTGCTGGAAGCTTTGGCCGACCGGCATTATGAAAAGATCTTTATTCTCGCGGGGACCGGCGGACGGAGCGATCATTTTCTCATGAACCTGCAGCTGGCCTTTCGCTTTGAGGGGCTGGTTTTTCTGGCCGAAGGCGAGGAGATGTTCGCGGTCGAAAGCGGCGCCGTCCTCGAAGATTGCCTGGGCGCGACGGTCTCTTTTCTCGCGGTCGGGGGACCCGTCCGGGGGCTTTTTCTGGAAGGCTTCCGCTATCCGCTCACAGACGCCGTTCTTTGGCCCGGCAGCTCCCTTTGCGTGAGCAACGTGGCCACGGCAGAAAAATGTTTCGTAAAATTTGAAAGCGGACAACTTTTCTGCGTCGTTTCCACGAAAGCGCTTGATTTTTCCTGA
- a CDS encoding YbaB/EbfC family nucleoid-associated protein, translated as MVRKLKTTKTPAAAGNQEDILRQAQDMQKKMLEIQEELKAKELEASVGGGAVIAKVNGQKELLAVKLSEDILKEGAQDKEMLEDLILSAVREAMRQADELAEAEMNKVTGGVSIPGLF; from the coding sequence ATGGTCAGAAAACTGAAGACAACGAAAACGCCTGCGGCTGCGGGCAATCAGGAAGACATCCTGCGGCAGGCCCAGGATATGCAGAAAAAAATGCTGGAAATCCAGGAAGAATTAAAGGCAAAGGAACTTGAGGCCTCGGTGGGCGGCGGCGCCGTCATCGCCAAGGTCAACGGACAGAAGGAGCTCCTGGCGGTAAAGCTCAGCGAGGACATCCTCAAAGAAGGCGCCCAGGACAAGGAAATGCTCGAAGACCTGATCCTGTCGGCCGTCAGGGAAGCCATGCGGCAGGCCGACGAGCTGGCCGAAGCGGAAATGAACAAAGTCACCGGCGGCGTCAGCATCCCGGGGCTTTTCTGA
- a CDS encoding thioesterase family protein — translation MLQEGMTKKAEKTVGPGETARVLTSGAADVFSTPMLLAFMENTAFTLAEPHLGPGESTVGLSANLKHLKANAVGDKITCTARLDKIEGKKLTFHITVDYAGELVGEAVHERYIINMEKFMAKMKR, via the coding sequence ATGCTGCAGGAAGGAATGACCAAAAAGGCGGAAAAGACCGTGGGTCCCGGTGAAACGGCCAGGGTTTTGACCTCCGGGGCGGCCGACGTGTTCTCGACGCCGATGCTGCTGGCTTTTATGGAAAATACGGCTTTTACGCTGGCGGAGCCCCATCTGGGCCCGGGAGAATCTACGGTGGGCCTCTCGGCCAACCTCAAGCATCTGAAGGCCAACGCCGTCGGCGACAAAATCACTTGCACGGCGCGGCTCGACAAGATCGAGGGAAAAAAACTCACATTTCATATCACGGTGGACTACGCGGGGGAACTTGTCGGGGAAGCCGTCCATGAGCGCTACATCATCAATATGGAAAAATTTATGGCTAAAATGAAAAGATAG
- a CDS encoding uracil-xanthine permease family protein produces the protein MKKVDEFKLAGRTKLILGAQHVLAMFGSTVLVPFLTGLNPSIALIAAGAGTLLFHFVTKGKVPAFLGSSFAFIGAIQLVLKNQGISAVKGGVIVAGLIYVILAWLVKTYGAAKVTSFLPPVVTGPVIMVIGLRLSPVAINMAMYKDGAFNLSYLFVALVVIATMIVVSSLGHSFFRLVPILISVFVGYLVSAAMGMVNFSVIGEAKWFGLSADAMRDLTALPSFSAGAILAIAPIAIVTFIEHIGDITTIGAVAGKDFFVDPGVHKTLLGDGLATSLAGLLGGPSNTTYGENTGVLAVTKIYDPRVLQIAAVYAIILGLLGKFGVILQTIPTPVMGGISVILFGMIAAIGVRMVVDAKLDFSNSRNLLIAALILVSGIAINEIAIWQTLSLSGLTIAALVGIFLNKILPQDK, from the coding sequence ATGAAAAAAGTGGATGAATTCAAATTGGCAGGCAGAACGAAACTGATTCTGGGGGCGCAGCACGTGTTGGCCATGTTCGGGTCGACGGTCCTCGTCCCCTTTCTGACGGGGCTGAACCCGTCCATCGCCTTGATCGCCGCGGGCGCGGGGACCTTGCTGTTCCATTTTGTGACCAAGGGCAAAGTACCCGCTTTTCTGGGCTCTTCATTCGCCTTTATCGGCGCGATCCAGCTGGTTTTGAAAAATCAGGGGATTTCCGCGGTCAAGGGCGGCGTCATCGTGGCGGGCCTGATCTACGTGATCCTCGCCTGGCTCGTGAAGACCTACGGCGCGGCAAAGGTCACGTCCTTTCTGCCCCCGGTCGTGACAGGCCCCGTGATTATGGTTATCGGTCTGCGCCTGAGCCCCGTGGCCATCAACATGGCTATGTACAAGGACGGCGCCTTCAACCTGAGCTACCTTTTCGTGGCCCTCGTCGTGATCGCGACGATGATCGTCGTTTCGAGTCTCGGCCATTCGTTCTTCCGGCTTGTTCCGATTCTGATTTCCGTATTCGTGGGCTATCTCGTGTCGGCGGCCATGGGCATGGTGAATTTCTCGGTTATCGGCGAAGCCAAATGGTTCGGCCTCTCGGCCGACGCCATGCGTGACCTCACGGCCCTGCCTTCCTTTTCCGCGGGCGCCATCCTGGCCATCGCCCCCATCGCCATCGTGACCTTTATCGAGCACATCGGCGATATCACCACGATCGGGGCCGTGGCCGGAAAAGATTTCTTCGTCGATCCCGGCGTGCACAAGACCCTTTTGGGCGACGGGCTGGCGACCTCGCTGGCGGGCCTGCTGGGCGGTCCTTCCAATACGACATACGGGGAAAATACCGGCGTTCTGGCCGTCACCAAGATTTATGACCCCCGGGTGCTCCAGATTGCCGCGGTATACGCGATTATCCTGGGCCTGCTGGGAAAATTCGGCGTGATCCTGCAAACGATCCCCACGCCGGTTATGGGCGGTATTTCCGTGATCCTGTTCGGAATGATCGCCGCCATCGGCGTACGCATGGTGGTCGACGCGAAGCTCGATTTTTCCAACTCGAGAAATCTTCTGATCGCGGCGCTGATTCTCGTCTCGGGCATTGCCATCAACGAAATCGCCATCTGGCAGACCCTTTCGCTTTCGGGCTTGACCATCGCGGCCCTCGTGGGAATTTTCCTCAATAAAATTTTACCGCAAGACAAATAA
- the sppA gene encoding signal peptide peptidase SppA: MKIVNLILKFLLFIVKEILSFFIKLFLLLFVIVSIVGILSTKKIVRETTIAKNSWVEVDLNRKIYEKKTNLPSFFGERDLSFFTLLESLKAIGDDANVTGVIMRLDGMSLSYGQIEEISALIREMKLKGKTVYAWTTGLNNGRYWLASTADRIVMPPAAGASVNLGGYYTEIGYFKGLLDKLGIAVQVIHVGEYKSYGETFIRDRMSPEYRRNLTEIYDKILSAFLRDIAVARKQNRSTLEALLLKGELMASSPAKLKALGLIDETQYYSDLTAPMGDRLVNINKYIFANNIGSRNPKKNKIAVITAEGDIINTRSKSRGYIYPAGLIADLEKARKNADIKGIVLRINSPGGSALASDIIAAKIREVRAQKPVYISIGGMAASGGYYIASAGSKIYASAGSVTGSIGVVSLIPNLSKLLNEKGAVAVETIKKGDYTDLYSVGTPFTAERMQKLQASAEAVYEDFLRAVAAGRNRNVEDIEKIAGGKVWLGVDGVKNGLVDEIGGLGECIAGLARDYDVREYSVVEITTIPGIDSFLEDYVPMSRLFRLVESADLTKEYYFTPLPYFPYDIR; the protein is encoded by the coding sequence GTGAAAATCGTCAATCTCATCTTAAAATTTTTGCTTTTTATCGTCAAGGAAATCCTGTCTTTCTTCATCAAGCTGTTTTTACTGCTTTTCGTGATCGTTTCCATCGTGGGGATCCTTTCCACGAAAAAAATCGTGCGGGAGACAACCATCGCGAAAAATTCCTGGGTGGAGGTGGACCTCAACCGGAAAATCTACGAAAAAAAGACCAATCTCCCGAGCTTCTTCGGCGAACGGGACCTGAGCTTCTTTACGCTTCTGGAAAGCCTCAAGGCCATCGGCGACGACGCCAACGTGACCGGGGTCATTATGCGACTGGACGGCATGTCCCTCTCCTACGGGCAGATCGAGGAGATTTCGGCTCTGATCCGGGAGATGAAGCTCAAGGGAAAGACCGTCTACGCCTGGACGACGGGGCTCAACAACGGCAGATACTGGCTGGCCTCGACGGCGGACAGGATCGTCATGCCGCCCGCGGCGGGCGCCTCGGTCAATCTCGGCGGATATTATACGGAAATCGGCTATTTCAAAGGCCTTTTGGATAAATTGGGGATAGCGGTCCAGGTCATCCATGTGGGGGAGTACAAATCCTATGGGGAGACGTTTATCCGGGATCGCATGTCGCCCGAGTACCGGCGGAATTTGACCGAGATTTACGACAAGATTCTGAGCGCTTTTCTCAGGGATATTGCCGTGGCCCGCAAGCAGAACCGCTCGACCCTTGAGGCCCTTCTCCTCAAAGGGGAGCTGATGGCCTCTTCCCCCGCAAAGCTGAAAGCGCTGGGACTCATTGACGAAACGCAGTACTACAGCGACCTCACGGCCCCCATGGGAGACCGGCTCGTCAACATCAACAAATACATTTTCGCGAACAATATCGGCTCGCGGAACCCGAAAAAGAACAAAATCGCCGTGATCACCGCCGAAGGGGACATCATCAATACCCGGAGCAAGAGCCGCGGATACATCTACCCCGCCGGTCTGATCGCCGATCTCGAAAAGGCGCGGAAAAACGCCGACATCAAGGGAATTGTCCTGAGGATCAACAGCCCCGGCGGATCGGCCCTCGCTTCGGACATCATAGCGGCCAAGATCCGCGAGGTCCGGGCGCAGAAGCCCGTCTACATCTCCATCGGCGGCATGGCCGCCTCGGGGGGCTACTACATCGCCTCGGCCGGCAGCAAGATCTACGCCTCCGCGGGGAGCGTCACGGGATCCATCGGCGTTGTGAGTCTCATTCCCAATTTGAGCAAACTCCTCAACGAAAAAGGAGCCGTCGCCGTCGAGACCATCAAAAAAGGCGATTATACGGATCTCTATTCCGTGGGGACGCCCTTTACGGCCGAACGCATGCAAAAGCTGCAGGCGTCCGCCGAAGCGGTCTACGAAGATTTTCTCCGGGCCGTGGCCGCGGGCCGCAACAGAAATGTGGAAGACATCGAAAAAATCGCGGGCGGCAAAGTCTGGCTCGGCGTGGATGGCGTGAAAAACGGCCTTGTCGATGAGATCGGGGGGCTGGGCGAGTGTATAGCGGGGCTCGCGCGGGATTACGACGTCAGGGAGTATTCGGTCGTGGAGATCACCACGATTCCGGGGATCGATTCCTTCCTTGAGGACTACGTGCCGATGAGCAGGCTCTTTCGCCTGGTGGAGAGCGCCGATCTCACGAAGGAATATTATTTTACGCCGCTCCCCTATTTTCCCTACGACATCCGCTGA
- the pepF gene encoding oligoendopeptidase F: protein MMKREEIDAKYKWNLTDIYADWKTWDGDLEKARKLMAEIVSYQGKMSQSAENFVKVMTTDEELSKLADKLYLYPYMRKDLNSKDTEASERLQLMDAVMTEYSVNTAWMTPELLTIPQATMEEWIAKYDALKPHAFNLRELYRMQRHVLDPEREKLLSYFGQYLGAPHDVYSELSISDVKFREVELSDGFKGPVTNGAYSKILSTNRSQEDRKKAFEAMYGVYEESKNTYGAIYRALLQRDAAVSKAKNYASSLERALEPKNVAPEVYMALLDSALKNTAPLKRYVALRKKAMGLSEYHYYDNSINIVDYKRVFPYDEAKEIVIKAVAPLGEDYAGKIKRAIGEGWLDVFETENKRSGAYSIGIYGVHPYMLLNYQSTLDDVFTLAHELGHTIHTMLSHETQPFPTSNYTIFVAEVASTFNERLLLDHMIRESKDPVEKIALLEQALGNIVGTYYIQTLFANYEYQAHKLVEDQKPVTPDSLSAIMDGLFTQYFGDVLTKDELQNVIWARIPHFFNSPYYVYQYSTSFASSANLYDRITNEKHGEAERKQALDQYLELLRSGGDDNPMAQLKKAGVDLSKPESFDAVGKEFDRLLDILEGELAKLK from the coding sequence ATCATGAAACGTGAAGAAATCGATGCAAAATACAAATGGAACCTTACGGATATCTATGCCGACTGGAAAACCTGGGACGGCGATCTGGAAAAAGCAAGAAAACTCATGGCGGAAATCGTTTCCTATCAAGGGAAAATGAGCCAAAGCGCGGAGAATTTCGTCAAGGTCATGACGACGGACGAGGAATTGTCCAAGCTGGCCGACAAACTCTACCTGTACCCCTATATGCGCAAGGACCTCAATTCCAAAGACACGGAGGCCTCGGAGCGCCTGCAGCTCATGGACGCGGTCATGACCGAATACTCGGTCAATACGGCCTGGATGACGCCGGAATTGCTCACGATCCCGCAGGCGACCATGGAAGAATGGATCGCCAAATATGACGCCCTGAAACCCCACGCCTTCAATCTGCGAGAACTCTACCGGATGCAGCGCCACGTGCTGGACCCCGAACGGGAGAAACTCCTCTCCTATTTCGGGCAGTATCTGGGCGCTCCCCACGACGTCTACAGCGAGCTGTCCATTTCCGACGTCAAGTTCCGGGAGGTGGAGCTCTCGGACGGCTTCAAGGGCCCGGTGACCAACGGGGCCTATTCGAAGATTCTCTCGACCAACCGCAGTCAGGAAGACCGGAAAAAGGCCTTTGAGGCCATGTATGGCGTCTATGAGGAGAGCAAAAATACCTACGGGGCCATTTACCGGGCGCTCCTGCAACGGGACGCGGCCGTATCGAAGGCCAAGAACTACGCCTCGTCGCTGGAACGGGCTCTGGAGCCCAAGAACGTGGCGCCCGAAGTCTATATGGCGCTCCTCGATTCGGCCCTCAAGAATACCGCGCCCCTCAAGCGTTACGTGGCGCTCCGGAAAAAGGCCATGGGCCTTTCCGAATACCATTATTACGACAATTCCATCAACATCGTCGACTACAAGCGCGTCTTCCCCTATGACGAGGCCAAGGAGATCGTCATCAAGGCCGTAGCCCCCCTGGGGGAGGACTATGCGGGAAAAATCAAGCGGGCCATCGGCGAAGGCTGGCTTGACGTCTTCGAGACGGAAAACAAGCGGAGCGGCGCCTACTCCATCGGAATATACGGCGTCCACCCCTATATGCTCCTGAACTATCAGTCCACGCTGGACGACGTCTTTACGCTGGCCCATGAGCTGGGGCACACGATCCATACGATGCTCTCCCATGAGACCCAGCCCTTCCCGACGTCAAATTATACTATTTTTGTAGCTGAAGTCGCCTCGACCTTCAACGAGCGCCTGCTCCTTGATCACATGATCCGGGAGAGCAAGGACCCCGTGGAGAAGATCGCCCTTCTTGAGCAGGCCCTCGGCAACATCGTGGGGACCTATTACATCCAGACGCTCTTCGCCAACTACGAGTACCAGGCCCACAAGCTGGTGGAAGACCAGAAGCCGGTCACCCCCGACAGCCTGAGCGCCATTATGGACGGGCTCTTTACGCAATATTTCGGCGACGTCCTGACGAAGGACGAGCTGCAAAACGTGATCTGGGCGAGAATCCCCCATTTCTTCAATTCCCCCTACTATGTCTACCAGTATTCCACGAGCTTCGCGAGTTCGGCGAACCTCTACGACAGGATCACGAACGAAAAACACGGCGAAGCGGAACGGAAACAGGCTCTGGATCAGTATTTGGAGCTTTTGCGCTCCGGCGGCGACGACAACCCCATGGCCCAGTTGAAAAAGGCCGGCGTGGATCTTTCAAAGCCCGAGAGCTTTGACGCCGTAGGCAAGGAATTCGACCGGCTGCTGGACATCCTCGAGGGCGAATTGGCGAAACTCAAATAA
- a CDS encoding HAD-IB family hydrolase: protein MIAAFFDIDGTIYRNSLLIEHFNKLIQYDLVDPGVYDSRVKENYKLWDERKGDYDKYLEGLADTYKDVIKGLPEAYNDFVSDQVMQTKGGKVYKYTRGMIRRHKEQGHLVIFISGSPDFLVSRMAERFGAADFCGSVYHTEQGKLTGEISPMWDAKHKLQAIDRFCQKYDIALPESYAYGDTNGDVTMLRLVGHPRAVNPSRELLRALGGDPLLKAKTDVIIERKDVIYKVNADVETIEI from the coding sequence ATGATTGCGGCCTTCTTTGACATTGACGGCACCATATACCGAAATTCCCTGTTGATCGAACATTTCAACAAACTGATCCAGTATGACCTCGTGGACCCGGGCGTCTATGACAGCCGGGTAAAGGAAAACTACAAGCTCTGGGACGAGCGCAAAGGCGACTACGACAAATACCTCGAGGGTCTCGCGGATACGTATAAAGACGTCATCAAGGGGCTGCCCGAGGCCTACAACGACTTTGTCTCCGACCAGGTCATGCAGACAAAGGGGGGCAAGGTCTACAAGTACACCCGGGGCATGATCCGCCGGCACAAGGAGCAGGGACACCTTGTGATCTTTATCTCGGGAAGCCCGGATTTTCTGGTCTCCCGCATGGCGGAAAGATTCGGCGCGGCTGATTTTTGCGGCTCCGTCTATCATACGGAGCAAGGGAAACTGACCGGGGAAATCTCCCCGATGTGGGACGCGAAACACAAACTGCAGGCCATTGACCGCTTCTGTCAAAAATACGACATCGCCCTTCCCGAAAGCTACGCCTACGGCGATACGAACGGAGACGTGACGATGCTGAGGCTCGTGGGCCATCCCCGGGCCGTCAATCCTTCCCGGGAGCTCCTGAGGGCCCTCGGCGGGGACCCCCTCCTCAAGGCCAAAACCGACGTCATCATCGAACGGAAGGACGTCATTTATAAAGTAAACGCCGATGTAGAAACCATCGAGATCTGA